Proteins encoded by one window of Micromonospora coxensis:
- a CDS encoding undecaprenyl-diphosphate phosphatase, whose protein sequence is MTWVEAIVLGIVQGLTEFLPVSSSGHLRITSAIFFDRDAGASFTAVTQLGTEAAVLIYFAKDIWRITRTWLVGIRDRSVRASLDYRMGWYVIVGSIPIGLFGFLFKDQIRETARNLWVVATTLIVFAFVLAFAEYWGRQTRTLENFRMRDGVVMGFAQAMALIPGVSRSGGTLTAGLLLNLTREAAARYSFLLAIPAVVMSGIFSIGDVFEPAAPGTSVPSVAQMVVATVIAFAIGYAAIAWLLRYVAHHTLYVFVLYRVALGTLVLALLLTGTISAT, encoded by the coding sequence GTGACCTGGGTCGAAGCCATCGTCCTGGGCATCGTCCAGGGGCTCACCGAGTTCCTGCCCGTCAGCTCGTCGGGACACCTGCGGATCACCTCCGCGATCTTCTTCGACCGGGACGCCGGCGCCTCCTTCACCGCGGTGACCCAGCTGGGCACCGAGGCGGCGGTGCTGATCTACTTCGCCAAGGACATCTGGCGGATCACCCGGACCTGGCTGGTCGGCATTCGGGACCGGTCGGTGCGCGCCAGCCTCGACTACCGGATGGGCTGGTACGTCATCGTCGGCTCGATCCCGATCGGGCTGTTCGGCTTCCTCTTCAAGGACCAGATCCGGGAGACCGCCCGCAACCTGTGGGTGGTCGCCACCACGCTGATCGTCTTCGCCTTCGTGCTGGCCTTCGCCGAGTACTGGGGCCGGCAGACCCGCACGCTGGAGAACTTCCGGATGCGCGACGGCGTGGTGATGGGCTTCGCCCAGGCGATGGCGCTGATCCCGGGGGTGTCCCGCTCCGGCGGCACGCTCACCGCCGGCCTGTTGCTCAACCTGACCCGGGAGGCGGCGGCACGGTACTCGTTCCTGCTGGCCATCCCGGCGGTGGTGATGTCCGGGATCTTCAGCATCGGCGACGTGTTCGAACCGGCCGCGCCGGGCACCTCGGTGCCGAGCGTGGCGCAGATGGTGGTGGCCACCGTGATCGCCTTCGCGATCGGCTACGCGGCCATCGCCTGGCTGCTGCGCTACGTCGCCCACCACACCCTGTACGTCTTCGTGCTCTACCGGGTGGCGCTCGGCACGCTGGTGCTCGCGCTGCTGCTCACCGGCACGATCAGCGCCACCTGA
- a CDS encoding histidine phosphatase family protein produces MATLLLLRHGRTTANADGGLAGRQPVELDDTGRAQAAAVGERLRGLPLAAVVTSPLIRCRQTLELALPRVAPVVEEGLIECGYGSWEGQPLKKLAKEPLWPVVQQHPSAVVFPEGESMAAMAARAVAAVRSWDARVTAEHGPEAVWLACSHGDVIKAIVADALGVHLDLFQRIVADPASVTAIRYTPLRPFLVRLNDTGGDLAALVPPPPKRRQRASRRVDSDAAVGGGAGAAG; encoded by the coding sequence GTGGCGACCCTTCTGCTTCTGCGACACGGCCGGACGACGGCGAACGCCGACGGTGGGCTGGCCGGCCGCCAACCGGTCGAACTCGACGACACCGGCCGCGCCCAGGCCGCCGCCGTCGGCGAGCGGCTGCGCGGGTTGCCGCTGGCGGCGGTGGTCACCAGTCCGCTGATCCGCTGCCGGCAGACCCTGGAGCTGGCGCTGCCGCGGGTCGCGCCGGTGGTCGAGGAGGGGCTGATCGAGTGCGGCTACGGCAGCTGGGAGGGACAGCCGCTGAAGAAGCTGGCCAAGGAGCCGCTCTGGCCGGTCGTGCAGCAGCACCCCAGCGCCGTGGTCTTCCCCGAGGGCGAGTCGATGGCGGCGATGGCCGCCCGGGCGGTCGCCGCGGTGCGCTCCTGGGACGCCCGGGTGACCGCCGAGCACGGGCCGGAGGCGGTCTGGCTGGCGTGCAGCCACGGCGATGTGATCAAGGCCATCGTGGCGGACGCGCTCGGCGTGCACCTGGACCTGTTCCAGCGCATCGTCGCCGATCCGGCGTCGGTCACCGCGATCCGCTACACCCCGCTGCGCCCCTTCCTGGTCCGGCTCAACGACACCGGCGGTGACCTGGCCGCGCTGGTGCCGCCGCCGCCGAAGCGGCGCCAGCGGGCGAGCCGGCGGGTCGACTCCGACGCGGCCGTGGGCGGCGGCGCGGGGGCCGCCGGGTGA
- a CDS encoding DUF3090 domain-containing protein: protein MTHQVHAFEPPERFVAGTVGPPGERTFFLQARGGGRLVSVALEKVQVSLLAEKLEELLAEAQRRFGVELPEAPAALGDNDPLDTPVDEEFRVGTLGLAFDVDSATVVIEAIAAGETEVEVELGGDEDDEADEDEEPDEDLDRLRVRLTPEATREFIERARRVVNAGRPPCPLCGQPLDPAGHLCPRHNGYHR from the coding sequence ATGACCCACCAGGTGCACGCCTTCGAGCCGCCGGAGCGGTTCGTCGCCGGGACCGTCGGGCCGCCGGGGGAGCGCACGTTCTTCCTGCAGGCGCGCGGTGGCGGCCGGCTGGTCAGCGTCGCGCTGGAGAAGGTGCAGGTCTCCCTGCTCGCCGAGAAGCTGGAGGAGTTGCTCGCCGAGGCCCAGCGCCGCTTCGGTGTGGAGCTGCCCGAGGCGCCGGCCGCGCTCGGCGACAACGACCCGCTGGACACCCCGGTCGACGAGGAGTTCCGGGTCGGCACCCTCGGCCTGGCCTTCGACGTCGACAGCGCGACCGTGGTGATCGAGGCGATCGCCGCCGGTGAGACGGAGGTCGAGGTCGAGCTCGGCGGCGACGAGGACGACGAGGCCGACGAGGACGAGGAGCCGGACGAGGACCTCGACCGGCTGCGGGTGCGGCTGACCCCCGAGGCGACCCGCGAGTTCATCGAGCGGGCCCGTCGGGTGGTCAACGCCGGCCGGCCGCCCTGCCCGCTCTGCGGCCAGCCGCTCGACCCCGCCGGCCACCTCTGCCCACGGCACAACGGTTACCACCGGTGA
- a CDS encoding SCO1664 family protein, with translation MTSSELQPRHDGDAALRLLRDGELDIEGRLVDASNTTLRGILTLDGRTARCVYKPVRGERPLWDFPDGTLAGREVAAYLVSRASGWDLVPPTVLRDGPFGPGSCQLWIDEPSDAEPLVGFVPATEVPPRWFPVAAARDDDGAAYALAHADDPRLARLAVLDAVLNNADRKGGHVLVGPDDRLYGVDHGVCFHVEEKLRTVLWGWAGRQLPPDAVAMLGTLAGLVAGELGEELAEHLTLGEVAELAARVDRLRETGRYPQPPRDWPAMPWPPM, from the coding sequence GTGACCTCGTCGGAGTTGCAGCCCCGCCACGACGGCGACGCGGCGCTCCGGCTGCTGCGCGACGGTGAACTCGACATCGAGGGGCGGCTGGTCGACGCCTCCAACACCACCCTGCGCGGGATCCTGACCCTGGACGGGCGGACCGCCCGCTGCGTCTACAAGCCGGTGCGCGGCGAGCGCCCGCTCTGGGACTTCCCCGACGGCACCCTGGCCGGGCGGGAGGTCGCGGCGTACCTGGTCTCCCGGGCCTCCGGGTGGGACCTGGTGCCGCCGACGGTGCTGCGGGACGGGCCGTTCGGCCCCGGCTCCTGCCAGCTCTGGATCGACGAGCCGTCCGACGCCGAGCCGCTGGTCGGCTTCGTCCCCGCCACGGAGGTGCCGCCGCGCTGGTTCCCGGTCGCGGCCGCCCGCGACGACGACGGGGCCGCGTACGCGCTCGCCCACGCCGACGACCCCCGGCTGGCCCGCCTCGCGGTGCTCGACGCGGTGCTCAACAACGCCGACCGCAAGGGCGGGCACGTGCTGGTCGGCCCGGACGACCGGCTCTACGGCGTCGACCACGGCGTCTGTTTCCACGTCGAGGAGAAGCTGCGCACGGTCCTGTGGGGTTGGGCGGGCCGGCAGTTGCCGCCGGACGCGGTGGCGATGCTCGGCACCCTCGCCGGTCTGGTCGCCGGTGAGCTGGGCGAGGAGCTGGCCGAGCACCTGACCCTCGGCGAGGTCGCGGAGCTGGCCGCGCGCGTCGACCGGCTGCGCGAGACCGGTCGCTACCCGCAGCCGCCGCGGGACTGGCCGGCGATGCCCTGGCCGCCCATGTGA
- the mshC gene encoding cysteine--1-D-myo-inosityl 2-amino-2-deoxy-alpha-D-glucopyranoside ligase yields the protein MESWAGHEVPRLPGNGGPLSLYDSARRGVHPSRPDGTASMYVCGITPYDATHLGHAATMITFDLVQRMWRDAGLTVRYVQNVTDIDDPLLERAERDGEDWKVLAMRETALFREDMEALRIIPPAHYVGAVESIPDIAEKVQVLLKDGAAYRLDDGTGDVYFDIGAAPAFGYESNLTRAQMLEIFPERGGDPDRTGKRDPLDPLLWRGAREGEPSWPGGELGAGRPGWHIECAVIALNLLGDRIDVQGGGNDLLFPHHECSAAHAERLTGAAPFADHYVHAGMIGLDGEKMSKSKGNLVFVSRLRADRVDPMAVRLGLMSGHYRADRTWTDDLLDAAQARLARWRRAAAAPSGPSGEAFLAGVRARLADDLDTPGALALADDWAERTLAGAGDDPQAPGLFATTVDALLGIRL from the coding sequence ATGGAGTCTTGGGCGGGACACGAGGTGCCACGGCTGCCGGGGAACGGCGGGCCCCTGAGCTTGTACGACTCGGCGCGGCGCGGTGTCCATCCCAGCCGGCCCGACGGCACGGCGAGCATGTACGTCTGCGGCATCACCCCGTACGACGCCACCCACCTGGGGCACGCCGCCACGATGATCACCTTCGATCTGGTGCAGCGGATGTGGCGCGACGCCGGGCTGACCGTGCGGTACGTGCAGAACGTCACCGACATCGACGACCCGCTGCTGGAGCGGGCCGAGCGCGACGGCGAGGACTGGAAGGTCCTGGCCATGCGGGAGACCGCGCTGTTCCGTGAGGACATGGAGGCGCTGCGGATCATCCCGCCAGCGCACTACGTGGGCGCGGTGGAGTCGATCCCGGACATCGCCGAGAAGGTGCAGGTGCTGCTCAAGGACGGCGCGGCGTACCGGCTCGACGACGGCACCGGCGACGTCTACTTCGACATCGGCGCGGCGCCGGCGTTCGGCTACGAGTCCAACCTGACCCGTGCGCAGATGCTGGAGATCTTCCCGGAGCGCGGGGGCGACCCGGACCGGACCGGCAAGCGCGACCCGCTGGACCCGCTGCTGTGGCGCGGGGCCCGCGAGGGCGAGCCGTCCTGGCCCGGCGGTGAGCTGGGCGCCGGCCGACCCGGCTGGCACATCGAGTGCGCGGTGATCGCGCTGAACCTGCTCGGCGACCGGATCGACGTGCAGGGCGGCGGCAACGACCTGCTCTTCCCGCACCACGAGTGCTCCGCCGCGCACGCCGAGCGGCTCACCGGCGCGGCGCCCTTCGCCGACCACTACGTGCACGCCGGCATGATCGGCCTGGACGGCGAGAAGATGTCGAAGTCCAAGGGCAACCTGGTCTTCGTCTCCCGGCTGCGGGCCGACCGGGTCGACCCGATGGCTGTGCGACTCGGGCTGATGTCCGGCCACTACCGCGCCGACCGCACCTGGACCGACGACCTGCTCGACGCCGCGCAGGCGCGGCTGGCCCGCTGGCGGCGGGCCGCCGCCGCGCCGAGCGGGCCGTCCGGGGAGGCGTTCCTGGCGGGCGTACGCGCCCGGCTCGCCGACGATCTGGACACCCCGGGAGCGCTGGCGCTGGCCGACGACTGGGCCGAGCGGACCCTCGCCGGCGCGGGCGACGATCCGCAGGCGCCGGGACTCTTCGCCACCACCGTGGACGCCCTGCTCGGCATCCGACTCTGA
- a CDS encoding GntR family transcriptional regulator — MQINPGAAEFPHRQIAAQLKAQVRRGDWAPGERLPSIPAIAEMFGVAKQTVQRAVDQLRVEGILITKPGSGTYVRGTRRRLNRLSRGRYGGFRGYHTDLAARYRQQLVQVGRAPAPPEVADAFGVPDGTELLCRRHLVRTDDSPVEVGASWFLPKDTAGTSLERAEAFGRPLYQEAEEATGRRYVSATDTISARQPSREEAETLQIRPDTPVLHLLHVAYDGDRKPIEVAQATWPGPMTTLTEEYRIPAPAPEQDPDPGLVLG; from the coding sequence GTGCAGATCAACCCGGGGGCCGCCGAGTTCCCGCACCGGCAGATCGCCGCGCAGCTCAAGGCCCAGGTGCGCCGCGGCGACTGGGCGCCGGGCGAGCGGCTGCCGTCCATCCCGGCCATCGCCGAGATGTTCGGCGTGGCGAAGCAGACCGTGCAGCGCGCGGTCGACCAGCTGCGGGTCGAGGGCATCCTGATCACCAAGCCCGGCTCCGGGACGTACGTGCGGGGCACCCGGCGCCGGCTCAACCGGCTCTCCCGTGGCCGGTACGGCGGCTTCCGCGGCTACCACACCGACCTGGCGGCCCGGTACCGGCAGCAGCTGGTCCAGGTCGGCCGCGCGCCGGCCCCGCCGGAGGTGGCCGACGCGTTCGGCGTACCCGACGGCACCGAGCTGCTCTGCCGCCGGCACCTGGTACGCACCGACGACTCACCGGTGGAGGTGGGCGCCTCCTGGTTCCTGCCCAAGGACACCGCCGGCACCTCGCTGGAGCGCGCCGAGGCGTTCGGCCGGCCGCTCTACCAGGAGGCCGAGGAGGCCACCGGCCGGCGGTACGTCTCGGCGACCGACACCATCAGCGCCCGGCAGCCCAGCCGGGAGGAGGCCGAGACCCTCCAGATCCGCCCGGACACCCCGGTGCTGCACCTGCTGCACGTCGCCTACGACGGCGACCGCAAGCCGATCGAGGTCGCCCAGGCCACCTGGCCCGGGCCGATGACCACCCTCACCGAGGAGTACCGGATCCCCGCCCCCGCCCCGGAGCAGGACCCCGACCCCGGCCTCGTCCTCGGCTGA
- a CDS encoding PAC2 family protein — protein MTEFDGLPVLRSPVAIAAFEGWNDAADASTAAVEHLEQVWQARPVTELDPEDFYDFQVSRPTISMADGETRRVEWPTTRFMVASPEGTERDVVLIRGIEPSMRWRTFCEQVLEICHSLEVERVVLLGALLADVPYTRPLPISGSASDAAAAERYQLTPTRYDGPTGIVGVLHDACIRAEVDAVSFWVHVPHYANNPPCPKATLALLHRVEDVLDLPVPMADLAEEAAEWEQRVRGAAEQDAELGEYVRELEERVGDAGITPLTGDEIAQEFEKYLRRRGGSAGPTAGSW, from the coding sequence GTGACCGAGTTCGACGGGCTGCCGGTGCTGCGGTCCCCGGTGGCGATCGCCGCCTTCGAGGGCTGGAACGACGCCGCGGACGCCTCGACCGCCGCCGTGGAGCACCTGGAGCAGGTCTGGCAGGCCCGACCGGTCACCGAGCTGGACCCGGAGGACTTCTACGACTTCCAGGTCAGCCGGCCGACGATCAGCATGGCCGACGGCGAGACCCGGCGGGTCGAGTGGCCCACCACCCGGTTCATGGTGGCCAGCCCGGAGGGCACCGAGCGCGACGTGGTGCTGATCCGGGGCATCGAGCCGAGCATGCGCTGGCGCACCTTCTGCGAGCAGGTGCTGGAGATCTGCCACAGCCTGGAGGTGGAACGGGTGGTGCTGCTCGGCGCGTTGCTGGCCGACGTGCCGTACACCCGGCCGTTGCCGATCAGCGGCAGCGCCTCCGACGCGGCCGCCGCCGAGCGCTACCAGCTCACCCCCACCCGCTACGACGGGCCGACCGGCATCGTCGGCGTGCTGCACGACGCGTGCATCCGCGCCGAGGTGGACGCCGTCTCGTTCTGGGTGCACGTGCCGCACTACGCCAACAACCCGCCCTGCCCGAAGGCCACCCTCGCCCTGCTGCACCGGGTGGAGGACGTGCTCGACCTGCCGGTACCGATGGCCGACCTGGCCGAGGAGGCCGCCGAGTGGGAGCAGCGGGTGCGGGGCGCGGCCGAGCAGGACGCCGAGCTGGGCGAGTACGTCCGTGAGCTGGAGGAGCGTGTCGGCGACGCCGGCATCACGCCGCTGACCGGCGACGAGATCGCCCAGGAGTTCGAAAAGTACCTGCGCCGCCGGGGCGGCTCGGCCGGCCCGACCGCCGGCTCCTGGTAG